From the genome of Pelmatolapia mariae isolate MD_Pm_ZW linkage group LG12, Pm_UMD_F_2, whole genome shotgun sequence, one region includes:
- the serpind1 gene encoding heparin cofactor 2: MWVITLISAVCLLASPSRAGIKDLSSHFSDPKPDPRGFEPDGTVDIESLPLEYHKENTVTNDLFDGFEDEDYIDFDKILAAGSDDYIEGDEVDEIATPAPDIDIFAEPSDPKIRRARLLRLFHGRSRLQRLNMVNGRFGFNLYRSLRNNVNQTDNILLAPAGISIAMGMMSLGARSETHDQIYKVLGFAEFVNASHHYDNTTVHKLFRKLTHRLFRRNFGYTLRSVNDVYVKNSISVKDTFRAETKNYYFAEPQSVDFRDPAFLAKANQRIQKLTKGLIREPLKSVDPNMVLMLLNYLYFKGTWEQKFPKEMTHYRNFRVNEKTNVRVPMMTNKGNYLAAADHDLDCDVLQLPYTGNISMLIALPRKLTGMRSLEQEISPTVVNKWLKNMTNRTREIVLPRFKLEQNYDLIENLKKMGLTGMFEETADFSGMTSERVSMNWLKHQGIITVNEEGTEAAALTQVGFMPLSSQIRFVVDHPFLFLIYEHRTDCLVFMGRVANPSQS; the protein is encoded by the exons ATGTGGGTCATCACTCTCATCTCAGCAGTCTGTCTGCTGGCTAGTCCATCTCGGGCTGGAATCAAAGATCTCAGCTCTCACTTCAGTGACCCCAAACCGGACCCCAGAGGCTTCGAACCAGATGGCACAGTGGACATAGAGTCCCTACCCTTGGAGTACCACAAggaaaacactgtcactaatgaCCTATTTGATGGCTTTGAGGATGAAGATTATATTGATTTTGATAAGATCCTAGCAGCAGGCAGTGATGACTACAT CGAAGGGGATGAGGTCGATGAGATTGCCACACCAGCCCCCGACATTGACATCTTTGCCGAACCCTCTGACCCAAAGATTCGCCGTGCCAGACTTCTGCGACTGTTCCACGGTCGTTCTCGCCTTCAGCGCCTCAACATGGTGAATGGCCGTTTTGGCTTTAACCTCTATCGAAGTCTTCGAAACAACGTCAACCAAACTGACAACATCCTGCTGGCACCCGCTGGGATCTCCATTGCCATGGGGATGATGTCTTTAGGAGCGAGATCTGAAACTCATGATCAGATCTACAAAGTTCTGGGATTCGCTGAGTTTGTCAACGCCAGTCATCACTATGACAACACAACGGTGCACAAGCTATtcaggaagctgacacacaggCTCTTCAGGAGGAACTTTGGCTACACATTGCGCTCTGTAAATGACGTCTACGTCAAGAACAGCATCTCTGTGAAAGATACTTTCCGTGCAGAGACAAAGAATTACTATTTTGCAGAGCCTCAGTCAGTGGACTTCAGAGACCCTGCCTTTCTGGCTAAGGCAAACCAACGCATACAAAAGCTGACCAAAGGGCTGATTCGGGAACCACTGAAGAGTGTGGATCCAAATATGGTGCTGATGCTACTTAACTACCTGTACTTCAAag GAACTTGGGAGCAAAAATTCCCTAAAGAAATGACTCACTATCGCAACTTCAGAgttaatgaaaaaacaaatgtacgTGTGCCAATGATGACAAACAAGGGGAACTACCTAGCTGCTGCCGATCATGATTTAGACTGTGATGTCCTACAG CTCCCATACACAGGAAACATCAGCATGCTCATCGCCTTGCCAAGGAAGCTCACTGGCATGAGGTCCTTGGAGCAGGAGATCTCTCCCACTGTTGTCAATAAGTGGCTCAAAAACATGACAAACAG GACACGTGAGATTGTGCTACCTCGGTTTAAACTGGAGCAAAACTATGACTTGATTGAAAACCTGAAGAAGATGGGCCTCACGGGCATGTTTGAGGAGACTGCCGATTTCTCTGGCATGACCTCTGAAAGAGTTTCCATGAACTGG CTGAAGCACCAAGGAATCATCACTGTGAATGAAGAGGGAACAGAAGCTGCTGCTCTGACTCAGGTGGGCTTCATGCCGCTCTCCTCTCAGATTCGCTTCGTCGTCGATCACCCCTTCCTCTTCCTGATCTACGAGCACCGCACGGACTGCCTCGTGTTCATGGGCCGGGTGGCCAATCCCTCCCAGAGCTAA